Sequence from the Argentina anserina chromosome 7, drPotAnse1.1, whole genome shotgun sequence genome:
CAAAGAAGGTCCATCTCCAAATCAAAATTCTTACAGCATTTCTTTTAAGCCGGCCACGGAAAAAGAGTAGAGTTGTTCTCTTGGATCGAGTCTCAGACACACATCTGGTATCACAGAAATCAACATTGGCAACATAAGGGAGAATGAGATCTTTTTCCAGATAAACTTGTCCGGGCTTGTACCTAGAAGTGGAACAATACATTAGACTCAACACCAGTTTCAGCAACTACATATATTAAAAACATATAACTGCAATCCATTCCAAATAACCACCAGTTGCCAGTAGAGTCCATGTCAGGAAGCAGCCAGATAGCATTCTTCACAGATCGGCGGACAGACTTAAACGACCAAGGATGATGAACAGGAATGATGTGATCCCTTCCAGCGGAGCGGTTCCAGGCAGGCTGATCGGTGATCCACTTGAGAGCTTCCTTGAATCACAAACAACACAAGATAAGCAAAGAGTTGACAGTCAAGAGTGTTGTGCATTGCAACTAGCTAGCTAAATAAGTAAAACCTTTGGAGGTGCAGTCAGACCCTGTAAAGCGATTTGCAATGCTGTTTCTCCATCAAGAAGAAGCTAATGGTGGTGAAGAAGGGGATGTAGAAGAGGTCCGCCTCCTCCTGCCGATGCACTCTCACCACGCTTTTCACCAGCCGCTCTGATTCCGGAGCTAGCAAATCCCGCCAAAGCCAGTAGTCAATGGAATGCTGCAACCAAATACACAACAAGTTGAACTCAACTGAACTCTCAACAAAGTGAATTGAGgtaaaagaaagagagagagagagtgaccTGTTCGACGAGGCGGTGGACGGGGCTGCCATTAGAGGTGAGATTGGAGGTGTCCTTGTAGGTGGAGATGAAGAGGCGGAGGAGATCGAAGGTGAACTTGTGGGGCATGTCGTAGACGTAGACCCGGAGAGGCATGCTGAGTGGGTAGTACGGATCTGAATAGAGACGCTGAGTCTCGGTTTGGAAGACTAAGTCGTCGAGGTGTTTGGGATCGGGCGTCGCTTGGGAGGTGGGAGGAGCGAGGAGGAAGCGCTCCAGGGATGCCACGAAGGAGGTTTCGGGTTTGTAAATCGGGTTGTTCGGGTGGAGCGGCCCATCGGAGAATCCGTCGCTGCGGAAAGAGAGGAggatgaagaagaggagggAGAGAGCCGCCAAAACCAGGGTGAATACCAAAACTGGGGATTTGGATCTTGCCATTTGCTTTCTCATCGTCACTTCTCTACTACTCAACTTTCACTTACATTAGCACGTTTCTCTCTCAATTCTCAATTCTCAGTTTCAAGGGTTCGTGACTTGGTGTAACCTACATCACCAGTTATATCACCTCAAAATCTACCATGGTTGATCAAAATGCACCACTACTAGAGATGTAGCTATAACATGCAATTCATGAATTCGATTTGTATGTTTAATTTATGGTTGAGATTTACAACTTTATAAGCATGGTAAGTTGAAGGGTGCACAGAACATACTCATAACACTGTATATAGTTACTTATACAACTCCCATCAGGTTGCTACGGAACCAAATCTAGCAGAAATTAATTACACAAGATGTGCAGAAAACAATGGTCAAATGTACTGAGAAAACAGGGAACAAAGAGATTAATGttcatgaatttgagacttgTAAAGCACCAAACTCcatgtctccaacaatgaACACCTAAATAGACATGGAATCAGAAGCTTTTAGCAGCGGCTCAAAAGCTGATCAGGTCATCCTTTGACGGTGGCAGCTGTTTCTTTGGATCTTGCCCTCCTTCTGAGGAGCTCCCACCTTTCTTGCCAAATATCATCTCATCAAGATCATCCATCATGTCATCGTTGATCCCTGCATGAGGGACACCCCGAGAGGCAGCTGGTTTTCTGATCAAGGAATCCTCTTTGCCGTGAACTGGTGATTCATCAGGCTCAACAGCAACAGGTATCATGGCTGGTTCTGGCTGCTGGTGAGCAACGGACGGCTTCATCAGTTCTTCATACTTGGACAGAGCTTTATGGATCTCATCATTCACATTTAACGCTTCAAACAGTAAGGCCTCATTCTCTCCAGCTGACTCTATGATCCGCTGCACAGTGGCTTGAGACTGACGGCACTGGTACACTAGTGTGGTTGTCAAGTCATCCTGCCAACAGTATAAGAAGAACTAATCGATATCAATTGTCAAAATCCAaccaacttttcatttcttacaTTTCAGTTTTAAATACCTAGCTTACCATAAAAAAGTCTTAAATCTCAAGAAATCACAAAGTGCAAAATAAAGAAACACTGCATCTAGGAGCACATACCCTTTTGGAAAACATGATTGTAtgagcagaaaaaaaaaagtagagcGACAAGTGAATGACAGTTTGCATAGTCAACCCAATTCCATTGCATCAACAGATAACTTTAAAATTGAATATGCAAGTGGGAAAAGAAGATGACATTACCTGTAAAGCATCTTGTTGGggtgaagaagagaaaacagTACTAAGAAGCTCAATACTGTTTCTTGCAACGACAAATGCTTCCTTTGATTGTTCAGGCGTAAAGCTTTGCACTGGAATATCAGCTGGAATCTGCTGGGAAAGACCAGCATCCAACTCTGAAGCTGAAACTGATCGAGGGGGAGTGAATATAGGTGCCAAACTCTCATTGTCACGACCAGGGAACCGAATACCCCGTGATCTTAAACTCTGAAATCAAAATTGTAAAGCATAACAGAGTGTTAATAGAATGAAACAATAATAGAAAACCCACGGCTGCAGCACACCATGTGATGGAGGCCACATTGACAACAAGTATATCATAAAAGTACTATTTTTTTAGAAACTGTCTtttgtgcatgtgtgtgtgtgtgtgtgtgtgtcaaaTAACAACAGAATGTCTAGAGAACTTTCAAAAGATACAACACAGGACCCAAAATTATACAGATACCTTGTATGTTTCCTCAAAAACAGGCAGATAGCGGAGCTCCCCAGTTGATTCTCCCCATGCTTCAATCAGCACCAAAGCCTTGTTGCGGTTATTAACAACAGTCTGAGGGTCATCAATCAGCTTCACCATCTCATCAAGAACTCTCTCAGCTGCTATCTCAGAGAAAGCCTTCTCACAATTCTTAACAACTGTTTCAAGCAGCACCAAAGAAAGGTACTGAACCCTGGGATTCTTCAACATAATCCGTTTTTTTATCCCACGGATTAATTCAACACTGTTAACTCTTTCAGTATTGATCATGTCGCAAATCTCAAGATTCAACGCCCAGTCAGGGTCCTCTAGTGCCTCAGACGTAGCCTCCTCAACGATCTTATCTCCTTGGTTTGGACCTTGGAAAAGCTCCTTCACCTTGAAACTCACTGAGCTCAAGCCGGCAGTCATCTTTCGGCCGACTTCACTCCCTTCAATCTTGAGGCGTTCACCAAAAGCACTCACTTTCTCCATCAAATTGTCACTCATCTTCGCAACCTATTAAATCTGTAAAACGAAACCCTACTACACGTTATCCTGAAGTTCATACCAAACTGAAATCAATTACGGTAGCAGATAATACAAATGCCCAAAAATGTTAATGAGGACTAGTCCAAATGCCTAAATAAACAGATAGTACGATTTTCTTGAGCAGAGAATATAGGAGCCATCAAGTACTAAATATTGAGAACAAAAGGAACAGGACGAGAAACAAAAACTCCAAATCTTCATATGAGTCCCAAAATTAGAATAATCAATTTAAAGAAGATATTTCTCTGTATTCTCAGTCGCCGAGCTTAAGGATCAAACAAAAATCTAGTCTGGTTATGTTCATCGAAACAAGTACAAGAGGCTCGTATCATTGCGGAACACCGAAGAAATCAAGATCAAGAAAAAGCTAATTTAGTAAAACCTCTCTCTTTCTGTTTCCAAAATCGCTGAATGATCAAAAACCCTACGGGAAAGAAAGCATCTCATATTCTTCGTCTAATTAGATTAAGCAGTTGATGATGACTTAATTGTTTTGCTTTTGCTTTACCAAATTCGAACAACAACAAAGCAGGCGGCATCGATCAGACTATGAATCGTAATCAAGAAcagaaaaatgaaatataattGGATTGAAATATAAGAGTAAAAGCAAGGAGGGAGTAGCTGCACCTTGGTGTTTCCGAAATTCCTTTCTCAAGGTCTGTAGAGGTGGTGGGTGGGTTGACAAGGCAAGCGCAACGACTCTCTCAGACTGTAAAAAGGGAATAAATCTAATGCAAGTCTCCTTCCTtccctcttctctttcttataTTCTTTTTGGCATTGTCACATAAAGGTTGGGGAAGCCCAAATGTAAAGCTCCTCAGCGGCCCAAACATATTATAATAGCACAACAAATTGGGTCGGGTGGTCCATTCTCCGCTCAACCCCCTAAAACCCCCAATCCTCTAGGTCTCCCGGCTCCGATCATCGCGACGCAACTCAGGTACTAATCGAAAACTCTTATCTCCATTGACCTTGTTAAATGAAATGATTAATCCCGAGTTGCGTAATTACAGAGTAGAAGGTGAACGTGGTGAGATGATGggtttgggttgggttggaGCGATTCTAGTAGGAGCTGGGTGGCTTGCCTTGGGCTACTGCTTTGGCGCGCGTTACCCTCCTGCTCGCATTTTGGTGTCCGCCAGACTTGCCAAGCACAAATCACTTGCCGCTGACGGTGACGGTGACGGCAAAAACggcaacaagaaaaagaagaaggataaGATCACTGACCCCCTCGACATTGAAAAGCTCGCTGACATTCTCCAAGATTTCAAAATGGTACCTCTACTCAGTGGATTTCGTATACTTGATTTGGCGGCTGCTAGGTTTTCACATGCCCCTTGTTCACTTTCATCAGGTTTTGGTGGTTAGAAATGATCTCAAGATGGGCAAAGGGAAAATTGCTGCTCAATGCAGGTACTATCACTTACTTTTCCCTAAAATGGTTCATTATTTCATCAACTCATACCAGTCAGCTTACAACTGATTGTTCCATGCAATGAGCTATATTCTAATCTAATTCGTTATTCGAATTTGTGTCTTTGTTGTTTAGTCATGCGACTTTGGGCCTCTACAAGAAGCTCCTCCGTCGGGCACCAAAATCTTTAAACAGGTAGTAGTAGTACAGCACGATACTACTATTAGACTTCTCTTTGTTGAGCTATCAATATTTGTGATTGTCCTCTTCCCATATCTATGTAATGTTGTTTTCTTGATAATCAATGTGCAGGTGGGAGATGTGTGCGCAACCGAAAGTTGTTCTAAAAGTAGAAACTGAAGAAGAGATGCTTGTTTTGCAAGTAAGTGTTCTG
This genomic interval carries:
- the LOC126801751 gene encoding TOM1-like protein 1; this encodes MSDNLMEKVSAFGERLKIEGSEVGRKMTAGLSSVSFKVKELFQGPNQGDKIVEEATSEALEDPDWALNLEICDMINTERVNSVELIRGIKKRIMLKNPRVQYLSLVLLETVVKNCEKAFSEIAAERVLDEMVKLIDDPQTVVNNRNKALVLIEAWGESTGELRYLPVFEETYKSLRSRGIRFPGRDNESLAPIFTPPRSVSASELDAGLSQQIPADIPVQSFTPEQSKEAFVVARNSIELLSTVFSSSPQQDALQDDLTTTLVYQCRQSQATVQRIIESAGENEALLFEALNVNDEIHKALSKYEELMKPSVAHQQPEPAMIPVAVEPDESPVHGKEDSLIRKPAASRGVPHAGINDDMMDDLDEMIFGKKGGSSSEGGQDPKKQLPPSKDDLISF
- the LOC126801750 gene encoding probable arabinosyltransferase ARAD1; protein product: MRKQMARSKSPVLVFTLVLAALSLLFFILLSFRSDGFSDGPLHPNNPIYKPETSFVASLERFLLAPPTSQATPDPKHLDDLVFQTETQRLYSDPYYPLSMPLRVYVYDMPHKFTFDLLRLFISTYKDTSNLTSNGSPVHRLVEQHSIDYWLWRDLLAPESERLVKSVVRVHRQEEADLFYIPFFTTISFFLMEKQHCKSLYREALKWITDQPAWNRSAGRDHIIPVHHPWSFKSVRRSVKNAIWLLPDMDSTGNWYKPGQVYLEKDLILPYVANVDFCDTRCVSETRSKRTTLLFFRGRLKRNAGGKIRAKLVAELSGAEGVSIEEGTAGEGGKASAQNGMRKSIFCLNPAGDTPSSARLFDAIVSGCIPVIVSDELELPFEGILDYRKIALFVSSSDAVQPGWLLTYLRNISPAQIEEMRQNLAKYSRHFIYSSPAQPLGPEDLAWRMMAGKLVNIKLHTLRSQRVVKESRSICTCNCRRPNSTTAGPLL
- the LOC126801752 gene encoding uncharacterized protein LOC126801752, translated to MMGLGWVGAILVGAGWLALGYCFGARYPPARILVSARLAKHKSLAADGDGDGKNGNKKKKKDKITDPLDIEKLADILQDFKMVLVVRNDLKMGKGKIAAQCSHATLGLYKKLLRRAPKSLNRWEMCAQPKVVLKVETEEEMLVLQDRAKSLNLPNHITVDAGKTQIAPNSRTVMAILGPIEVVDDVTGGLKLM